Proteins from a genomic interval of Flammeovirgaceae bacterium SG7u.111:
- the pnuC gene encoding nicotinamide riboside transporter PnuC, translating to MDRSLVIEIISVVFGLAYLVLMMRENIWCWIFGILSSILGIYLFVEAKLYSEAILYFYYVLIGVYGWVKWSKKKNGNTLGVTTWGAKAHALILVVGFALSFLLGYTFNRFSDAEKPFIDSTTSIFSFIASYLEAHKILSSWIFWIVINGISIWLYFVRGLEVYAGLMVLYFILSFAGYFQWKRSYEASV from the coding sequence ATGGATCGTAGTTTGGTAATTGAAATTATTTCGGTAGTGTTCGGATTAGCCTATTTGGTGCTAATGATGCGGGAAAATATTTGGTGTTGGATATTCGGAATCCTTTCCTCCATTCTCGGCATCTACCTTTTTGTGGAGGCAAAGTTATACTCTGAAGCCATACTTTACTTCTATTATGTGCTAATTGGTGTGTACGGGTGGGTAAAATGGTCGAAAAAGAAGAACGGGAATACCTTAGGAGTAACCACTTGGGGAGCAAAAGCGCATGCATTGATTCTTGTCGTTGGGTTTGCCCTGTCCTTTTTGCTGGGCTATACCTTCAATAGGTTTTCCGATGCCGAAAAGCCTTTTATTGACTCAACTACTAGTATTTTCAGCTTCATAGCCAGTTACCTCGAAGCCCACAAAATCCTAAGCTCATGGATATTTTGGATAGTCATCAACGGAATATCTATCTGGCTCTATTTTGTAAGAGGGTTGGAAGTCTATGCAGGGCTGATGGTCTTGTATTTCATCCTCTCCTTTGCGGGCTACTTCCAGTGGAAGAGGAGCTATGAGGCTTCGGTGTAG